From the genome of Vicia villosa cultivar HV-30 ecotype Madison, WI linkage group LG2, Vvil1.0, whole genome shotgun sequence, one region includes:
- the LOC131653479 gene encoding WAT1-related protein At3g02690, chloroplastic-like isoform X3, with product MLCLAEGLWEGTVLITPFFFWGTAMVAMKEVLPKYGPFFVSSFRLIPAGFLLVAFAASRGRPFPSGLNAWLSISLFAIIDAACFQGFLAEGLQKTSAGLGSVIIDSQPLTVVVLAALLFGESIVIIGATGLVLSVVGLVLLEVFYSGRLRICGSISIQGGR from the exons ATGCTTTGTCTAGCGGAAGGGTTATGGGAAGGTACTGTTTTAATAACGCCTTTCTTCTTCTGGGGCACTGCCATGGTAGCGATGAAAGAAGTGCTTCCTAAATACGGTCCTTTCTTCGTTTCGTCTTTTCGTCTCATTCCAGCTGGATTCCTTCTCGTTGCTTTCGCTGCTTCCAGAGGAAGGCCTTTCCCCTCTGGCCTCAACGCATGGCTTTCCATTTCGCTCTTCGCCATCATCGATGCTGCTTGCTTTCAG GGATTTCTCGCCGAAGGGTTGCAGAAGACTTCAGCTGGTTTGGGCAGT GTTATTATTGATTCACAACCTTTGACAGTGGTTGTACTTGCAGCTTTGTTATTTGGTGAGTCCATTGTAATTATTGGAGCTACTGGGCTTGTACTTAGTGTTGTAGGACTTGTGTTACTCGAGGTATTTTATTCAGGTAGACTCAGAATTTGTGGAAGTATTAGCATTCAG GGAGGAAGATGA
- the LOC131653479 gene encoding WAT1-related protein At3g02690, chloroplastic-like isoform X2, whose amino-acid sequence MLCLAEGLWEGTVLITPFFFWGTAMVAMKEVLPKYGPFFVSSFRLIPAGFLLVAFAASRGRPFPSGLNAWLSISLFAIIDAACFQGFLAEGLQKTSAGLGSVIIDSQPLTVVVLAALLFGESIVIIGATGLVLSVVGLVLLEVFYSGRLRICGSISIQQGGR is encoded by the exons ATGCTTTGTCTAGCGGAAGGGTTATGGGAAGGTACTGTTTTAATAACGCCTTTCTTCTTCTGGGGCACTGCCATGGTAGCGATGAAAGAAGTGCTTCCTAAATACGGTCCTTTCTTCGTTTCGTCTTTTCGTCTCATTCCAGCTGGATTCCTTCTCGTTGCTTTCGCTGCTTCCAGAGGAAGGCCTTTCCCCTCTGGCCTCAACGCATGGCTTTCCATTTCGCTCTTCGCCATCATCGATGCTGCTTGCTTTCAG GGATTTCTCGCCGAAGGGTTGCAGAAGACTTCAGCTGGTTTGGGCAGT GTTATTATTGATTCACAACCTTTGACAGTGGTTGTACTTGCAGCTTTGTTATTTGGTGAGTCCATTGTAATTATTGGAGCTACTGGGCTTGTACTTAGTGTTGTAGGACTTGTGTTACTCGAGGTATTTTATTCAGGTAGACTCAGAATTTGTGGAAGTATTAGCATTCAG CAGGGAGGAAGATGA
- the LOC131653479 gene encoding WAT1-related protein At3g02690, chloroplastic-like isoform X1, with amino-acid sequence MLCLAEGLWEGTVLITPFFFWGTAMVAMKEVLPKYGPFFVSSFRLIPAGFLLVAFAASRGRPFPSGLNAWLSISLFAIIDAACFQGFLAEGLQKTSAGLGSVIIDSQPLTVVVLAALLFGESIVIIGATGLVLSVVGLVLLEVFYSGRLRICGSISIQVSIMFTCKYISFHFYLIFLENFQI; translated from the exons ATGCTTTGTCTAGCGGAAGGGTTATGGGAAGGTACTGTTTTAATAACGCCTTTCTTCTTCTGGGGCACTGCCATGGTAGCGATGAAAGAAGTGCTTCCTAAATACGGTCCTTTCTTCGTTTCGTCTTTTCGTCTCATTCCAGCTGGATTCCTTCTCGTTGCTTTCGCTGCTTCCAGAGGAAGGCCTTTCCCCTCTGGCCTCAACGCATGGCTTTCCATTTCGCTCTTCGCCATCATCGATGCTGCTTGCTTTCAG GGATTTCTCGCCGAAGGGTTGCAGAAGACTTCAGCTGGTTTGGGCAGT GTTATTATTGATTCACAACCTTTGACAGTGGTTGTACTTGCAGCTTTGTTATTTGGTGAGTCCATTGTAATTATTGGAGCTACTGGGCTTGTACTTAGTGTTGTAGGACTTGTGTTACTCGAGGTATTTTATTCAGGTAGACTCAGAATTTGTGGAAGTATTAGCATTCAGGTATCTATCATGTTTACATGTAAGtatatttcatttcatttttatttaatttttctcgagaattttcaaatttga
- the LOC131651021 gene encoding secreted RxLR effector protein 161-like, translated as MTDLAFSVDNSSRFIERPKVSHLAAIKRILRHVKGTLGCGILFSASDTSQKFDFHGFTDSNWFGDKEDRKSTIGYIFMFGKTPISWCLKKELVVALSSYEVEYIAASLCECQAMWLMNLLKELGSNEGEATTLLIDNVSTINHAKNPIAHGKRKHIQM; from the exons ATGACAG ACTTGGCATTCAGTGTCGATAATTCTAGTAGGTTCATAGAGAGACCGAAGGTGTCTCACTTAGCGGCGATCAAGAGGATTCTTAGACATGTCAAAGGAACTCTTGGTTGTGGAATTCTTTTTTCGGCATCGGATACGAGCCAAAAATTTGATTTTCATGGTTTTACCGATTCCAATTGGTTTGGTGATAAGGAAGATAGAAAGTCAACAATTGGATACATATTTATGTTTGGTAAGACACCAATCTCTTGGTGTTTGAAAAAGGAACTGGTGGTAGCACTCTCATCTTATGAGGTCGAGTATATTGCAGCATCGTTGTGTGAATGCCAAGCCATGTGGCTCATGAACCTATTAAAGGAGTTGGGTAGCAATGAGGGTGAGGCTACTACACTTCTTATTGATAATGTTTCTACGATTAACCATGCGAAGAATCCAATTGCACACGGAAAGAGAAAGCATATTCAGATGTAG
- the LOC131651022 gene encoding uncharacterized protein LOC131651022 gives MGYYLAYGIYPKWATFVKTISMPQGEKKRLFAQHQESTRKDVEQTFGVLQSRFAIICGLARAWHMKTLKYTIYACIILHNMIVEDERHTYGGNFDYSYDNVDNNNSTIETFSDPHLNLATRLQRRASICEKQVHRQLQGDLVEYVWGRFGHEDDEI, from the coding sequence ATGGGGTATTATTTAGCATATGGTATATATCCTAAGTGGGCTACATTTGTCAAGACCATTTCAATGCCCCAGGGAGAAAAGAAAAGATTATTTgctcaacatcaagaatcaaCTAGAAAAGATGTGGAGCAGACATTTGGAGTACTTCAATCTCGATTTGCAATTATATGTGGCCTAGCGCGTGCCTGGCACATGAAGACCCTCAAGTATACCATATATGCTTGCATCATATTGCACAACATGATTGTGGAAGATGAACGACATACATATGGAGGTAATTTTGATTACTCTTATGATAATGTGGATAACAACAACTCAACAATTGAAACATTTAGCGATCCTCATCTGAATCTTGCAACAAGACTACAAAGAAGAGCAAGTATTTGTGAAAAACAAGTTCATCGTCAACTTCAAGGAGATCTAGTTGAGTATGTTTGGGGGCGTTTTGGACATGAAGATGATGAAATTTAA
- the LOC131653478 gene encoding probable protein phosphatase 2C 39, with protein MAARDILHKMKEKVGFGLSDPDSGKGKSKMSKHITHGFHLVKGKSYHEMEDYLVARFKQIDNHELGLFAIFDGHAGHNVPNYLQSHLFDNILKEPDFWREPEDAVKRAYSITDSSILEKSGELGRGGSTAVTAILINGQKLIVANIGDSRAVLSKKGVAKQLSVDHEPTTEHEDIKNRGGFVSRFPGDVPRVDGRLAVSRAFGDKSLKKHLSSEPYVTVEKINDDAEFIILASDGLWKVMSNQEAVNCIKDIKDARSSAKRLTEEAVNRKSNDDISCIVVKLQ; from the exons ATGGCTGCCAGAGATATCCTTCATAAGATGAAG GAAAAAGTCGGGTTTGGTTTATCAGACCCTGATTCAGGGAAAGGTAAGAGCAAGATGTCGAAACACATAACTCACGGCTTTCACTTGGTTAAGGGAAAATCATATCATGAAATGGAGGATTATCTTGTTGCCAGATTTAAGCAAATTGATAACCATGAATTAGGCTTGTTTGCAATCTTTGATGGTCATGCTGGTCACAATGTACCTAACTACTTGCAGTCTCATTTGTTCGATAATATCTTAAAAGAG CCTGACTTCTGGAGAGAACCTGAAGATGCTGTCAAGAGAGCGTATAGTATAACCGATTCTAGTATTTTAGAGAAGTCAGGTGAATTGGGTAGAGGGGGTTCAACCGCGGTTACTGCAATATTGATTAACGGTCAGAAGTTAATAGTAGCTAATATCGGAGACTCTCGGGCTGTCTTATCAAAGAAAGGCGTGGCCAAACAACTCTCGGTCGATCATGAGCCAACCACAGAACACGAGGATATCAAAAATAGAGGTGGTTTCGTATCAAGATTTCCAG GTGACGTTCCGCGAGTTGATGGACGGTTGGCAGTGTCGAGGGCATTTGGCGACAAAAGCTTGAAGAAACACTTGAGTTCAGAGCCATATGTGACAGTGGAGAAAATAAATGATGATGCAGAGTTCATTATATTAGCCAGTGATGGATTATGGAAG GTAATGTCGAATCAAGAAGCGGTTAATTGTATCAAAGATATAAAGGATGCTCGGTCTTCAGCTAAGCGTCTCACTGAAGAAGCGGTTAACAGGAAAAGCAATGACGATATCTCGTGCATTGTTGTGAAGCTTCAGTGA